The window aactcacccgaggcccccgagacctcaaccaaacatgccaacatatcccataacatcattaaaacttgttccaatctttggaatgcccaaaacaacatcaaaataccaaattcgcatcggattcaagcctaagaattctaaaatcGTCTAAactacgcttttgatcaaaaactcaaacaaaccatgtccgaatgacctaaagttttgcacacacatcccaaatgacaccactgCTGTCCTTCATTTGTTGTGGTGTTAACCATTGGTCTTTGTGGAAAATTATTGGATTTTCTCCTTGCTTTGAAGTCATTTGGATAGCCATGAAGTTTGTAACATGTTTCTCTTGTATGACCTTTATAGTTACAGTAGTCACAAAATAGATTGTTTCTTCTAGGCTTATATGTGTTTCATGTATTCATGTCTGCTTTGTTAGTGAATAATGTTGTACTATCTCCCATGTCTAATGTCTGTGTAGATTTTCCCATATTTTTCTGACTTTCTTCAAAAACAACCATAGAATAGGCCTTGTTGACAGAAGGTATTGGGCTCATCATTAAAATCTGACTTATAGCTTGTGCATATGTCTCATTCAGGCCCATCAGAAATTGTAGCAATCTCTGATATTCGAAATGCTCCGAGTAGCTCTTAGATTCTGGACAATCACATCCAGGACATAGCATCAAGGCATCATATTCTTCCCATAAATCTGTCAATCGTGAGAAATAGGTTAACACAGTAGAAATTCCTTGCGACAAAGTTGTAATTTCCTTGTGCAGAAAAAATATGCGAGATCCATCGACTTTATCATATTTATCCTTCAAATCTATCCACACTTTATGTGCACTTGACTTATACACAATACCACTGAGCAATTCCTTGCTCACAACATTCATGATCCAAGACAAAACTATTGCATTACATTTTTCCCATAGTTCATGCAATGACTAATCAAACTTATCCTTAGTGCACCTTCCATCAACAAACCCTAATTTGCTCTTTCCTATCAATCTTATTTTCATAGATCTACTCCATACTGCATAATTCTCGCTTCCAGTTAGCTGAATTGAAATCAAGGAACTACCTAGTGTGTCACTTGGCTGCAGAAACAGAGGATGATGATGATCGATGGTTATGGCGGTTGAGTTTGTGCTGGTTCCGGCTGGAATTTCTTCTCCAATTGCCATGTCTATCAACCTCAAGTAGACTGAGTTTTATTTTCCACAACTGGCAGAGTTTTTCAATCGCAAATTGCGAGAGAAAAAACTGTGCCCTAGTTCAATCAATTGAAAAATTCACAATCGATCTACGACAGAAAATTGCCGGAGAAAACCGATGAATAACAGCTGCAGTGAACGTGGATCTATCGtccctgctctgataccataatgAAGATACGAGAGCTTCAGAGAAGACAACAATGGCGGAAGATGGATGAGAAAGTTCTAGAGAGAATTTCTGTTTGAGAGAAGAAAATGAATCATATGTTGAAGCTCTAATTACAATCTACTAAAGCTATGTATATATACACGGTTCAATTATAGCATCTAACCTACTGACCTCTTGCCTCTAAACTAAGCAATCCCATAATTAGTTACAACTAACTAATCCTTCTTAACTAACTTAACTCCACTCAGTGATAGGCACGTGACCACTTCTATCTTCAACATAATAATATATCAACAATGCGATTTCTACGTTATTTACTGAATCACTTGATATGTGCTTGCACTTTGTCTATAAAATTCACAGGTATCAAGATATCACAGGACAAATTTTGTCTCTCAAGTGTGGTTTTGCCCTTCTGTTTATATGTGAGTGCTCTCTAATTTGTTATAATTGTGGATAATCTCTGAAATTTCTTTGCGGAAACTTCTTGAACCTATCTTAAATTCTCATTGCTGCCTAGTGACACATAATTGATGGAAAGTGGTGACTGATACCTCTTAGAGGGATTTCGAATAACCTTAGTTTTATGCAGTTTTAGCTGAATATACATTTCCGACCGTCCAAACATTGTTTAAAGGACATTTTCTGATGACTACCAGTGGCTATGACTCGTGCcatttacatttttttatttgaattatatatattCATGAGCATACATATCAGTTTATAATGGTTCACTTGTGTTTTGCTTACATTGATACCACGATGATTTTTTGCTTCCTAGGTTAAGAATGCAATTTTATTAGCCAAAGTGGGAGGAATTAGTACACTAGTGCAAGTATAAAAAAAGAACTCCGTAACTGGAAAACAATAGAACATTTGAGTTTTTGAATACTCATTGCAAGTGTAGAGTAGATTTATAGTGATTCACTAGCTTTCAGAGAATATCTGATAAAGTCGTCAATGGCACCTGTTGAGCAAGCGTGCTCAACGCGATCAATCCAGTAGTAAGAATCAAAGAGTTCTCTCACTTTTGCTTTAGTAACAGGAGAACCCCTTGAAAATATTAAAAACATAGTCCTATCATCAACTGGGAGATAAGCTTTTAGGGACCAAGCCTCAATAATATCTTATTGCATATGTGCAAAGGTCAATGTATTCTCTCTTCTTCAAATGATTATATTATAATTAGTTCACGGTGTGGCTTCATTATATCTTTTCACAACTATAAAATTAGAAAAACCTGAATTTGATGACATATGGTTTTAAAGTTTATTCTTCAAGTGAGAATCTCGACTTCAAAATCTCATACAATTAGGCACTTTGTTTAGTTGAGTCAAAATTTTAAACTGATGACTGTTGATAAGATAATATGTATGTCTTGCAGGCTTGAGCAATGCTTCTTCAATAGGTTATTTTATATGCAGTTCTTTTCATGAAAATTAATTTGCCTATGTGCACATTATTTTATTCTGCATTCTGCACTAATTTTTCGGCTTCTGCTCTGTAATGTTTGCATTCTACACCataggttgtgagttcgagtctccccaagaataaggtggaagttcttggagggaaggatgccgagggtctatttggaaacagcctctgtacctagggtaggggtaaggtttgcgtacacactaccctctccagatcccactttagtgagattatactatgttgttgttgttgttgttgttgagggtACTACTTCCTTTTTTAGCTAGACAAATTAAATGAATCAAAGTAAGGAATTATCTTTTTAATGTTTTGACATTTTTGGTAATCTTATAGTAGTGCAAATATTACACTAGCAAATGTGGGGCATGCGCCCGTGCGGGCACCAACCATCTAGTAAATATAGATATACATAGAtatataaataagaaaatagttgaaaataaacaaaattttattATACATGCTTTCCAACTGTGATAATATCTTTAAATGAAATTTATAAACTCTTTAAATTTGTTTTACTTGTCATCAAATAAACTCTTTATAACAACATTTCTATATAACAACACATCATTATAAAagccaaatttttcagaaatcaatttttatgttatgttataatatatattttttataacaacacttcgctataacatccaaaaatattcggaacaaacaaGATTGTTATACAGAGGTTTGACTGTAATTGAATCAATAGTAATTTCAGATAGCAACAGTAGGAATGAGAATTCACATGAGGTACAATCGTGGGGGTAAGGGAGTATTTATAGTGTCAATCTACTGTAAGGCTTCTTTGCACTTGAGGTCTAAATCAAAATCATTCACATATTAGATATTAAGTgcgtttatttttttattttacagcTATTTAATGGGTCTTAATAGGCTTGATATTAAAATTTATAACAAAGATTTAATATCACTAAGATGCTATCATTCACATTTACTACTAACCGATGTTGCTGCCGCAACTACCTGCCATTATCACCtaccactgtcacacctcctttttgcgcgccttccccgaagggtaaatgcgcgagggagtttttccaatttaagtgaaaatattcgaaatgagattatttatttatttcagagtcaccacttgggaaaggtttggcttttggtgtcccaagtcaccggtttatcttgaatcccaattcgaggaaaatattcgactttctaaatgaagtctgcgaaccagaaattctaagtaaggaattttgttgacccgagggaaggtgttaggcaccctcgaatcccgtggttctagcacggtcgcttaaattgttataatggctaaatatctgattttaatacatgttgtgacttatgtgcttttattaagtttaaaccgcttgtattattatttatttttatggaattgcaacgtcgtgaaaatgcatctcggaccacgtcacaatcgatGCGCCCGTGGTTgctaatacattccgactccgttgagatttggatttgggtcacataaatgcgcacccgaatttaagaaggtaatttaattaaatcgcgcctaaagagtctaacgcgttattatctttggggaaggcagtgaaattcactaaacagtccatcccaaaaaatctaagtatttattatgaccaattattgagggccccgcaatttacatttttatttggcgaggctcgtctcatttttatttttaaaaggataaacctacagtgactacattttttttattatgttcgtctctaaaaatgaaggaagaaaatatacgctaattaaattacatgcttggcaAGCTCTGGCCTCTTATTAATTATTAGATTACAAAATATGCTAACGGGAGATTGCACTCGAATTTGTAAAGCGGGGAATTATTTCGTGCCTTATTATATAATTGAACATtaccaaaagaaaacaaaattataaataaaatatggaATTGACAAACGCTATTGTCGAAACAAACAAATTATTCTTTAACTAATTTAAACTTCACATTATTAGACGAATTGAACCATTGGaactaattattattattttttttaaaaaaagaaactaTTTGAAAATGAACCAACCTTGACTACCAACACATTCGAGGGTTGTTAAACTTAATCGACACTTTGAAAATCTATTACCTTTAAAGGAACTCTAACAAACCTTGTTCGAAATCGACTCATGCCTATTAAACTGAATTACGTGAGTTATTAATGGATTCCCTTAAGCACGAATTGAATTACGACTCACGGTCTAGGAATAAGGTATCTAATGTTGTATGAACCTGAATCGTATTAAACTATAATAAGCAGCTGTATTAATGCCAATTCCAAATTACGCCAGCCCAAGACAATTCAAAACTAAATACAGATGAAATCGAAATTAGTCCACTACTCGACTGTTTAACTATTAATTGTAAGATAACGGATCTAAAACTAGTTAATTCTGTTGTTACAACTTTCAGTTAAACTAGTGACGTTATTAAAGTTATTGACTAAACATAATTTAGCAAACTAGATAGTTCATTAACAagccaaaaccaaatcaaattatACAGTTTACCTTCCCAAACGGTATCGAACCAAAGTAAACTTAGATTAATTACAACATCAACTAGTatctatttttgaaagaaaaaaaacacaaatgCGGGGTAAACTACATAAGCACAAATGTGAAAGCCAAAGCATGACTACTTCCATTTTTCAATCTTTCAACTCAAAGTTACATCACAGCTTGATTCGAATGTGTACCTGATTACAACAAATGGAACAAATGAAGTGAGCTGAAAAATGCAACAGCAGGAGTAGAAGCAGCAACGAAACAACAGCAGCAGTAATAGGACTCCAAGACCAAAGCAGCTTATACCAAACTTTTGAATAACCAAAACTCAAACTATTCTTTCCAGATACAAggatttgtgatttttttttccgGAAAATTTATAACTAAACCAGAAAGAAACCAATTTGGAGCAATTTTCAAACGGGCCAAAAGTTCAGTTGGTGTTTTCAGTTTATTTCTCTCTTTTGAAGTTTTTGTTCTCCAACTCCCTTTTCTTTTCAGTCCACACTCTGCTCCCCTTCAGTCTACTCTCTCCCCTCCTTTTCTCTGTTTTCTGGTTCTCTTTTTATATCTGTTAGAAGAGAAGAACTCCCTCCAAAGATAGGCTGCCCATGGCTTAAAATAAACCCTCATGGCTGTCATTTCCACTTAGGATCCTCTAGGCATGAAgtttttttcctattttaatttTCTGAAGTTCAAAAGTGTAGTGAATATCCAACTGTACAACAGGTTCCACTACCATTCTCATGTGCATTTTCAGCTTTTTATCATCAAGCCCATGCTGTTACTGATTTCCAACTACTAAAGGTACTTAACATATTATCACCCCCACTATTGATCAATTAATTTCattagtttaattaatattttagtaccctactgtcagcccactAACACTTAAACATTTCAAAACTTCTAAACTCCAGAATACCCCTGAAACTCCTGTGATTTATTGTATTACCCTTAAGCTTAGAAGTCTGAGGTTATAGCCTATATAGACTTACTCCTAAGACTGGTTTCAGGTTAACTTACAGTTCTACAGCTATATCCAATTCATTCATTCATTGATTCAATACTCAGTCAAACAGGGGAGTTAATCCAATGGCATGAGTTGGTCATATTGAGAACCAATCCTGACCAAATCAAAGCCAAAGGATCAAGCAAGCAATTGAGAATGCAAACAAAGATCAAAACGAATACTGAAACCAGCATATTGATAGGAGTTTTTCTTGACATAGAGAAGAGGAATCATGCTATAAATTCTACTGGAATGAGCAGACTCATATTTTCTAGTTTTTCAAGTGAGTTTAGTTGACGACACTTACTTAATTGACCATATGAGCTACAACAGATAgctaacaaataataaaatatatcaaGCAGGTCGTCAGATGGCTTTTAGTGATTTTAGATGCAACAGGGGATTTTAACACGAACTTAACTATCCTATGATTCTAAACAGGTTGGACACATAATTCACTGGTAAGTACAAGTAACAAACAATCAGAAGAAAAATGACTACATAGAAGGTCTTATGAAGATGGACAGAATTGAAAGAAGATGACAGAAAAATCAAGCAAATTAACTAATCATGCAAGCAATTACAAGTAGAACACAAACAAGaacagaaggaaaagaaacttatctcgGAAGATTAAGAACAAAATGAACCAGGCTCGAACTGGACTCGGCCtcttttgaggtcgaacggactttaatcgaagtgttctcaactgagaacacctcgattaaggtctattagacctcaaccCTTCGTTTAATTGAACAAACCCCCAGGttttggatttctagggttcttggggctcAGATTAGGGGTTCGagcttttctggttagattcgaaccaaaccaggcttggtttggtcacgagggggtcagAGGAGTAACTGGTGTGCATTAGTGGTGGATTGGCATAGGctgatgtttggctcgaatcttcaaatgaagatttgagaCGATGGGGGAAGATTTGAAACCAACGGTTTGCAGATCCGTGTCCAGGGGGTCGAGGTGCACTAGGGGTGTTAAtctggtggtcaccggcatcgttgtcgccgggtttatggtgagggGGTGGAgaggcggcgctagggttctgaGGGGTGTTTTGGTtcagtctctgaaagagacgaggaTGAGGGAGGGGTGTCTGGCTTAGGGGGTGTGGGGGTAAGAGTGGAGGGTTTATATACGGGACGGGGAGTTGAATTTCGGCCGTTGGATCATTGATGATCAACGACCTTGATCTTTTCACTCAAagggacgacgtcgtttggtttagtgttgGGAATGGGTCAATCCGGGTACCAGTGGGTCGGGTATCTTGGGAAAGCCTGGAGCCGTTGGATTTGATGGGATGAACGACTCCGATTGGTCATGcctaaacggcgtcgtttggattaATGAGAgagctgaactggaccgttggaTCTGTTTGACCAACGGTCCAGATGGAAGGtgccaaaacgacgtcgtttcttgTGTCTGGGGGACGGATTGGATCAATGTGTTTGGGCCTAATTTTCTTTGGGTTTAAAAATGAGCCCATGTCCGaatcttttcctcaatttttgcactcttttcttttccttctttaatttctaattaaaaacacaattcctaattaaattgtaaaatcaaaaaaataaactacacaaatattaattaacacttacaacaaataactcacaaatcaaaatatttgattaaaataaaatcacacgatgacgaacaaataaaagaagaataaatattttttgcgattttcctTTTTAGAACCAAACTATGATTTTATTTATTcctaaatgcacaattaaatcctaaatatgcatgcaacatgtatttcttatattttaagattaactacaacaaagtaaacatttacggacaaaaataattaccaaaaatgTCATGCCAATTCTCAAAATTATActcgaaggtaacttgttttattttcgatttcttttggagtaatttccgtgaagcaaaaatcacgtgctcacagctgcccctctttgtccgaaagcacgaagagttttcgtgcaaatataaagtgagcggatacgagcgatttttgcccgttggaatactccgtgtgaagcatttttttttgaaagatttgaccgaacctttgcttcaaaggtttcctacatatcctgggctaaacaggaatctggccaatgtagttcgggaagttttggtagctgggactaccatgggactaatgcttgttgttactgctgttgctgctgccgcttctgctttaccgacctccttattacaaccaaggAAAATTGAAACTAAACTAGCTATCTATGCCTGTCAAccactagttacaagattcctatctacaaTTCTTTTGccacttgatcttgagtcttagctgattctACTTGTAGgcttcgatctgaatcttgatgcttgcaagttgtaggtgcttgtttatttctgcagcatTGAGTGAAgtgggattggcggagctcgggacTTCAATCAGATTTTGAGCGATCCGCACTTTGTTTTCTCCAGTATTTGGgaacatcttttttttcttcctttctttattctggattgagactcactccgtaggtcatctcgatccatgcgcctcgaggtcagacctgctgagacaaccaaacaaacgaacgaaattttctgccccagtttcactaggaaaatttagtgagttaattgccataaaatctacagaattgatgagggaattggaaacctcaagtctaaaaggcgcaactcagggattggagccctaatgtttgcaaaaggcaaaaacgctcaattcagggattggagccctaatattggctaaaAGGGAAAAACCGctcgactcagggattggagccctaatgtcggctaaataaaactactcaactcagggattggagccctaatgtcggctaaaagaaaatcgctcaactcagggattggagccctaatgtcgcctaaaagaaaatcgctcaactcagggattggagccctaatgtcggctaaaagggaAAAACCGctcgactcagggattggagccctaatgtcggctaaaagaaaaacgctcaactcagggattggagccctaatgtcggctaaagaaaactgc of the Nicotiana tabacum cultivar K326 chromosome 7, ASM71507v2, whole genome shotgun sequence genome contains:
- the LOC142162435 gene encoding uncharacterized protein LOC142162435; this translates as MNVVSKELLSGIVYKSSAHKVWIDLKDKYDKVDGSRIFFLHKEITTLSQGISTVLTYFSRLTDLWEEYDALMLCPGCDCPESKSYSEHFEYQRLLQFLMGLNETYAQAISQILMMSPIPSVNKAYSMVVFEESQKNMGKSTQTLDMGDSTTLFTNKADMNT